A region of Anolis sagrei isolate rAnoSag1 chromosome 2, rAnoSag1.mat, whole genome shotgun sequence DNA encodes the following proteins:
- the TMEM115 gene encoding transmembrane protein 115 gives MKRYLPVARQHFLAALASTSVVVKSICAVVLLLYLLSFAVDTVFALGVTPGFLFPPNFWVWTLATHCVTETHLWDVGLSLATVVAAGRLLEPLWGALELLIFFAVVNISVGLLGALAYLLSYVALFDLSYLFTIRIHGMLGFLGGVLVALKQTMGDRTVLKIPQVRMKVVPMLLLLLLAVLRLTTLIASNVLASYGFGVLSSWVYLRFYQRHSRGRGDMSDHFAFATFFPEILQPVVGLLANLVHSLLVKVKVCRKTVKRYDVGAPSSITISLPGTDPQDAERRRQLALKALNERLKRVEDQSAWPSMEEDEDEDSMKADDPLLPEKSRDTLTAGKAASQESSLITFEDAPSQL, from the exons ATGAAGCGGTACCTGCCCGTGGCCCGGCAGCACTTCCTGGCCGCCCTGGCCAGCACCAGCGTGGTGGTGAAGTCCATCTGCGCCGTGGTGCTACTGCTGTACCTGCTCTCCTTCGCGGTGGACACCGTCTTCGCCCTGGGGGTCACTCCCGGCTTCCTCTTCCCGCCCAACTTCTGGGTCTGGACGCTGGCTACCCACTGCGTGACGGAGACGCACCTCTGGGACGTGGGCCTGAGCCTGGCCACGGTGGTGGCAGCAGGGCGGCTACTGGAGCCCCTCTGGGGAGCCCTGGAGCTGCTCATCTTCTTCGCCGTGGTCAACATCTCCGTAGGGCTCCTGGGCGCCCTGGCCTACCTGCTCTCCTACGTGGCGCTCTTTGACCTCTCCTACCTGTTTACCATCCGCATCCACGGCATGCTGGGCTTCCTGGGTGGCGTCTTGGTGGCCCTCAAGCAAACCATGGGCGACCGGACTGTCTTGAAGATCCCCCAGGTGCGGATGAAGGTGGTGCCCATGCTCTTGCTCCTGCTCCTGGCCGTTCTGAGGCTGACCACCCTCATCGCAAGCAACGTCTTGGCCTCCTATGGCTTTGGGGTCCTCTCCAGTTGGGTCTACCTGCGCTTTTACCAGAGGCACAGCAGAGGACGTGGTGACATGTCAGATCACTTTGCATTCGCCACATTCTTCCCTGAGATCCTGCAGCCTGTGGTTGGCCTGTTGGCCAATCTGGTGCACAGTCTCTTGGTCAAAGTGAAAGTTTGCCGGAAAACAGTGAAACGGTATGACGTTGGTGCCCCTTCCTCAATTACTATCAGCTTGCCAGGAACAGACCCTCAAGATGCTGAACGGAGGAG ACAATTGGCGCTGAAGGCTCTGAATGAACGTTTGAAGCGTGTGGAAGATCAGTCAGCATGGCCTAGCATGGAAGAGGATGAAGATGAAGACAGCATGAAGGCCGATGATCCATTGCTACCAGAGAAGAGCCGGGACACTCTCACAGCCGGAAAAGCAGCCAGCCAGGAATCCAGCCTCATAACTTTTGAGGATGCCCCTTCACAATTGTGA